One Alkalinema sp. FACHB-956 genomic window, ATTGGCCATCTGCAAAAAGATTGTGGAATGCCACCGGGGCCGCATTTGGGTAGACTCCCAACTGGGCCAAGGGGCCACCTTCTATTTCACGATTCCCGTAGGAGGACGCGATCGCCATCATGCCAACGCCCAACGGAAGCAAAATTATCCTTTTGGTTGAGGATAATCGAGCGGATATTCGTCTGATTCAGGAAGCCCTGAAAAACACCACCACGCCCTGCGAAATTTTCGTAGTGCGGGATGGCATGGAGGCGATGGACTATTTGCGGCAAGCGGGGGCATTCCAGGGTGCCCTCTGCCCCGATTTAATTCTGTTGGATCTGAATTTGCCCCGTAAGGATGGGCGAGAGGTTTTGGCGGAAATCAAATCCGATCCCCATCTGATGCATATTCCCGTCGTGGTCTTAACCACTTCGCGCAATGAGGAGGACATTACCCATAGCTATGATCTCCACGTCAATTGCTATATTTCCAAGTCCCGTAACCTCAGTCAACTTTTTAAAATTGTGCGGGGGATTGAGGAATTTTGGTTAGAGACGGCAACGCTTCCATCCAGGCCAACGGCGATCGAGCCCGCGTGAAAATGGATGTCACTGTGCTATTGATTGAGGATAATTTGGCGGAGGCCCGTCTGCTCCAGGAATTCCTCAAGGGTAGCGTGGTGCAACGGTTTCACCTCTGCCATAGGCAACGCTTAAGTGAAGGCATCCAACAACTGGCAACGGCCACGTTTGATATTGTTTTGCTGGACTTGACCCTGCCGGATAGTCAGGGGTTAAGTTCCTTGGATGCGTTGACCCAGCGGGCGTCGAAGTTGCCGATCGTCGTCCTCACGAATACCAACGATGATGAGTTAGCCCTAGAAGCGGTCCGGCGGGGGGCGCAGGATTACTTAGTCAAACGCACGGTCAATCAGGATTTGCTCGTGCGGGCTTTGTGTTACGCGATCGAACGCAAACAGGCCCAGGAAGCCCTGCGGGAAGTCAATGAAAGTTTGGAATTGCGAGTCCAGGAACGCACCGCAGAACTCGCCACCGCCAATGCATCCCTAATTCAGGAAATCACAGAACGACAAAATATTCAAGAACGCTTGGA contains:
- a CDS encoding response regulator, whose product is MPTPNGSKIILLVEDNRADIRLIQEALKNTTTPCEIFVVRDGMEAMDYLRQAGAFQGALCPDLILLDLNLPRKDGREVLAEIKSDPHLMHIPVVVLTTSRNEEDITHSYDLHVNCYISKSRNLSQLFKIVRGIEEFWLETATLPSRPTAIEPA